In one window of Balaenoptera musculus isolate JJ_BM4_2016_0621 chromosome 10, mBalMus1.pri.v3, whole genome shotgun sequence DNA:
- the CDK2 gene encoding cyclin-dependent kinase 2 isoform X2, whose amino-acid sequence MENFQKVEKIGEGTYGVVYKAKNKVTGEVVALKKIRLDTETEGVPSTAIREISLLKELNHPNIVKLLDVIHTENKLYLVFEFLHQDLKKFMDASALTGIPLPLIKSYLFQLLQGLAFCHSHRVLHRDLKPQNLLINAEGAIKLADFGLARAFGVPVRTYTHEVVTLWYRAPEILLGCKYYSTAVDIWSLGCIFAEMVTRRALFPGDSEIDQLFRIFRTLGTPDEVVWPGVTSMPDYKPSFPKWARQDFSKVVPPLDEDGRSLLSQMLHYDPNKRISAKAALAHPFFQDVTKPVPHLRL is encoded by the exons ATGGAGAACTTCCAAAAAGTGGAAAAGATCGGAGAGGGAACGTACGGAGTTGTGTACAAAGCCAAAAACAAGGTGACGGGAGAAGTGGTGGCGCTTAAAAAAATCCGCCTGGACAC TGAGACGGAGGGTGTACCCAGTACTGCCATACGCGAGATCTCTCTGCTTAAGGAGCTTAACCACCCTAATATTGTCAA GCTGCTGGATGTCAttcatacagaaaacaaactctaCCTGGTTTTTGAGTTTCTGCACCAGGATCTCAAGAAATTCATGGATGCCTCTGCTCTCACTGGCATTCCTCTTCCCCTCATAAAG AGCTATCTGTTCCAGCTGCTCCAAGGCCTAGCTTTCTGCCATTCTCATCGGGTCCTACACCGAGACCTCAAACCTCAGAATCTGCTTATCAACGCAGAGGGGGCCATCAAGCTAGCAGACTTTGGACTAGCCAGAGCCTTTGGAGTCCCTGTTCGTACTTACACCCACGAG GTGGTGACTCTGTGGTACCGAGCACCTGAAATCCTGCTGGGCTGCAAATACTACTCCACAGCTGTGGACATCTGGAGCCTGGGCTGCATCTTTGCTGAGATG GTGACCCGGCGGGCCCTATTCCCCGGAGATTCTGAGATCGACCAACTCTTCCGGATCTTTCGGACTCTGGGGACCCCAGATGAGGTGGTTTGGCCAGGAGTTACTTCTATGCCTGATTATAAGCCAAGTTTCCCCAAGTGGGCCAGGCAAGATTTTAGCAAAGTTGTGCCCCCCCTGGATGAAGATGGACGGAGCTTGTTATCG CAAATGCTGCACTACGACCCCAACAAGCGGATCTCAGCAAAGGCAGCTTTGGCTCACCCTTTCTTCCAGGATGTGACCAAGCCAGTACCTCACCTTCGACTCTGA
- the CDK2 gene encoding cyclin-dependent kinase 2 isoform X1, whose protein sequence is MENFQKVEKIGEGTYGVVYKAKNKVTGEVVALKKIRLDTETEGVPSTAIREISLLKELNHPNIVKLLDVIHTENKLYLVFEFLHQDLKKFMDASALTGIPLPLIKSYLFQLLQGLAFCHSHRVLHRDLKPQNLLINAEGAIKLADFGLARAFGVPVRTYTHEVVTLWYRAPEILLGCKYYSTAVDIWSLGCIFAEMHLVCTQHHARCCGEHRRNGRHSLCPLCSYLEVAASQGGGMTAVSTPHPVTRRALFPGDSEIDQLFRIFRTLGTPDEVVWPGVTSMPDYKPSFPKWARQDFSKVVPPLDEDGRSLLSQMLHYDPNKRISAKAALAHPFFQDVTKPVPHLRL, encoded by the exons ATGGAGAACTTCCAAAAAGTGGAAAAGATCGGAGAGGGAACGTACGGAGTTGTGTACAAAGCCAAAAACAAGGTGACGGGAGAAGTGGTGGCGCTTAAAAAAATCCGCCTGGACAC TGAGACGGAGGGTGTACCCAGTACTGCCATACGCGAGATCTCTCTGCTTAAGGAGCTTAACCACCCTAATATTGTCAA GCTGCTGGATGTCAttcatacagaaaacaaactctaCCTGGTTTTTGAGTTTCTGCACCAGGATCTCAAGAAATTCATGGATGCCTCTGCTCTCACTGGCATTCCTCTTCCCCTCATAAAG AGCTATCTGTTCCAGCTGCTCCAAGGCCTAGCTTTCTGCCATTCTCATCGGGTCCTACACCGAGACCTCAAACCTCAGAATCTGCTTATCAACGCAGAGGGGGCCATCAAGCTAGCAGACTTTGGACTAGCCAGAGCCTTTGGAGTCCCTGTTCGTACTTACACCCACGAG GTGGTGACTCTGTGGTACCGAGCACCTGAAATCCTGCTGGGCTGCAAATACTACTCCACAGCTGTGGACATCTGGAGCCTGGGCTGCATCTTTGCTGAGATG cacctaGTGTGTACCCAGCACCATGCTAGGTGCTGTGGGGAACACAGAAGAAATGgaagacacagtctctgcccgctGTGCTCCTATCTAGAAGTGGCTGCATCACAAGGAGGGGGGATGACCGCAGTGTCTACCCCACACCCC GTGACCCGGCGGGCCCTATTCCCCGGAGATTCTGAGATCGACCAACTCTTCCGGATCTTTCGGACTCTGGGGACCCCAGATGAGGTGGTTTGGCCAGGAGTTACTTCTATGCCTGATTATAAGCCAAGTTTCCCCAAGTGGGCCAGGCAAGATTTTAGCAAAGTTGTGCCCCCCCTGGATGAAGATGGACGGAGCTTGTTATCG CAAATGCTGCACTACGACCCCAACAAGCGGATCTCAGCAAAGGCAGCTTTGGCTCACCCTTTCTTCCAGGATGTGACCAAGCCAGTACCTCACCTTCGACTCTGA
- the CDK2 gene encoding cyclin-dependent kinase 2 isoform X3 has translation MENFQKVEKIGEGTYGVVYKAKNKVTGEVVALKKIRLDTETEGVPSTAIREISLLKELNHPNIVKLLDVIHTENKLYLVFEFLHQDLKKFMDASALTGIPLPLIKSYLFQLLQGLAFCHSHRVLHRDLKPQNLLINAEGAIKLADFGLARAFGVPVRTYTHEVVTLWYRAPEILLGCKYYSTAVDIWSLGCIFAEMKWLHHKEGG, from the exons ATGGAGAACTTCCAAAAAGTGGAAAAGATCGGAGAGGGAACGTACGGAGTTGTGTACAAAGCCAAAAACAAGGTGACGGGAGAAGTGGTGGCGCTTAAAAAAATCCGCCTGGACAC TGAGACGGAGGGTGTACCCAGTACTGCCATACGCGAGATCTCTCTGCTTAAGGAGCTTAACCACCCTAATATTGTCAA GCTGCTGGATGTCAttcatacagaaaacaaactctaCCTGGTTTTTGAGTTTCTGCACCAGGATCTCAAGAAATTCATGGATGCCTCTGCTCTCACTGGCATTCCTCTTCCCCTCATAAAG AGCTATCTGTTCCAGCTGCTCCAAGGCCTAGCTTTCTGCCATTCTCATCGGGTCCTACACCGAGACCTCAAACCTCAGAATCTGCTTATCAACGCAGAGGGGGCCATCAAGCTAGCAGACTTTGGACTAGCCAGAGCCTTTGGAGTCCCTGTTCGTACTTACACCCACGAG GTGGTGACTCTGTGGTACCGAGCACCTGAAATCCTGCTGGGCTGCAAATACTACTCCACAGCTGTGGACATCTGGAGCCTGGGCTGCATCTTTGCTGAGATG AAGTGGCTGCATCACAAGGAGGGGGGATGA